The Stappia sp. genome window below encodes:
- a CDS encoding alpha/beta hydrolase gives MGETADDLFPGFETQWLTGDGVEIFARIGGSGPPLLLLHGYPQTHAMWHPIAADLASRFTVVAADLRGYGASDAPRGEGASDAPRGDAAHEIYSKRALARDMVAAMRALGHERFAVAGHDRGGRVAYRMAFDHPDAVSRLAVLDILPTYEYWKAMDWRYAMAIYHWLFLAQPYPLPETLIAGAPDYYLEHTLASWTAAKDLSAFDPRALDAYRAAFRQSARQHAACEDYRAGATVDMTLDTADREAGRTISCPLCVLYGTAGLADKASTPVETWAAWADDVRGTGIEGGHFMVEENPKATLQALLPFLTEEAGA, from the coding sequence ATGGGCGAGACGGCGGACGATCTGTTTCCGGGCTTCGAGACGCAATGGCTGACGGGCGACGGGGTGGAGATCTTCGCCCGTATCGGCGGCTCGGGGCCGCCGTTGCTGCTGCTGCACGGCTATCCGCAGACCCATGCCATGTGGCACCCGATTGCCGCGGACCTGGCCAGCCGCTTCACCGTGGTCGCCGCCGACCTGCGCGGCTATGGCGCATCCGACGCGCCCAGGGGCGAAGGCGCGTCCGACGCGCCGAGGGGCGATGCCGCGCACGAGATCTATTCCAAGCGGGCGCTGGCGCGCGACATGGTCGCGGCGATGCGCGCGCTTGGACATGAGCGCTTTGCCGTCGCCGGTCACGACCGGGGCGGGCGGGTCGCCTATCGTATGGCCTTCGATCACCCCGACGCGGTTTCCCGGCTGGCCGTCCTCGACATCCTGCCGACCTATGAATACTGGAAGGCGATGGACTGGCGCTATGCCATGGCGATCTATCACTGGCTGTTTCTCGCCCAGCCCTATCCGCTGCCGGAAACGCTGATCGCCGGGGCGCCGGACTATTACCTCGAGCACACGCTGGCGAGCTGGACGGCGGCGAAGGATCTCTCCGCCTTCGACCCGCGCGCGCTCGACGCCTATCGCGCGGCCTTCCGCCAGAGCGCGCGCCAGCACGCGGCCTGTGAGGACTATCGGGCCGGCGCGACCGTCGACATGACGCTCGACACCGCCGACCGCGAGGCCGGGCGGACGATTTCCTGCCCGCTCTGCGTGCTCTACGGCACGGCGGGGCTGGCCGACAAGGCCTCGACGCCGGTCGAGACCTGGGCCGCCTGGGCCGACGACGTGCGCGGCACCGGCATCGAGGGCGGCCATTTCATGGTCGAGGAAAACCCCAAGGCGACGCTGCAGGCGCTGCTGCCGTTCCTGACGGAGGAGGCCGGGGCGTGA
- a CDS encoding phosphotransferase family protein, whose amino-acid sequence MSDRFDRDAAFSGTKDVPPALAIDAEALAAWLAERIPDFRGPVSVRQFKGGQSNPTYLLETPDGAYVLRRKPPGKLLPSAHAVEREYRVMKALGEAGFPVPRVVGLCEDAAVIGTAFYVMAKVEGRIFWDPAMPGSAPAERAAVYAAMNATLARLHGYDPAALGLADYGKPEGYVARQIARWSKQYRASETGTIAEMDRLIDWLPTRLPEAMPARVVHGDFRLDNLIVAPDRPEIAAVLDWELSTLGDPVADFTYHCMQWVMPEGPDGAGIGTLRGRDLDALGLPHLSDYIAAYERATGFPVARDLDFFFAYNFFRIAAILQGIAGRVRDGTATSENAEQMAKQIRPLAETAWGFAVKAGA is encoded by the coding sequence GTGAGCGACCGCTTCGACCGCGACGCCGCGTTTTCCGGCACCAAGGACGTGCCGCCCGCGCTCGCCATCGACGCGGAGGCGCTGGCGGCGTGGCTTGCCGAACGGATCCCGGACTTTCGCGGGCCGGTGAGCGTGCGCCAGTTCAAGGGCGGCCAGTCCAACCCGACCTATCTGCTCGAAACGCCGGACGGCGCTTATGTCCTGCGCCGCAAGCCGCCGGGCAAGCTGCTGCCCTCCGCCCATGCGGTGGAGCGCGAATACCGGGTGATGAAGGCGCTGGGCGAGGCCGGCTTCCCGGTGCCCCGCGTCGTCGGCCTGTGCGAGGACGCGGCGGTGATCGGCACCGCCTTCTATGTCATGGCGAAGGTCGAGGGGCGGATCTTCTGGGATCCGGCGATGCCCGGCTCGGCGCCGGCCGAGCGCGCCGCCGTCTATGCGGCCATGAACGCGACGCTCGCCCGCCTGCACGGCTACGATCCGGCCGCGCTGGGGCTTGCCGACTACGGCAAACCGGAGGGCTATGTCGCGCGCCAGATCGCGCGCTGGTCGAAACAGTACCGCGCGTCGGAAACCGGGACGATTGCCGAGATGGACCGGCTGATCGACTGGCTCCCGACCCGCCTGCCCGAGGCGATGCCGGCGCGCGTGGTGCATGGCGACTTCCGCCTCGACAATCTGATCGTCGCGCCCGACCGCCCCGAGATCGCCGCCGTGCTCGACTGGGAACTGTCGACGCTGGGCGATCCGGTCGCCGATTTCACCTACCACTGCATGCAATGGGTGATGCCGGAAGGGCCGGACGGCGCGGGCATCGGCACGCTGAGGGGACGGGATCTCGACGCGCTCGGCCTGCCGCATCTTTCCGACTACATCGCGGCTTACGAACGCGCGACCGGCTTTCCCGTGGCACGGGATCTGGATTTCTTCTTCGCCTACAATTTCTTCCGCATCGCCGCGATCCTGCAGGGCATCGCCGGCCGGGTGCGCGACGGCACGGCGACCAGCGAGAACGCGGAGCAGATGGCGAAACAGATCCGCCCGCTCGCGGAGACGGCGTGGGGGTTTGCGGTCAAAGCGGGGGCGTGA
- a CDS encoding transposase, which translates to MAFLEHAPPHVVGIDVSKQTLAVSACRGNAARSVANTTRAIRKLVAGLPSGTLVVCEPTGGYERLLLVELRAAGVPCHRADTLKVKAFARSFGRLAKTDAIDAGLLAAYGQERWQRLSLHQPSGDTQARLAALVARRQDLMAIRVAELNRAKSPGCALIASSCKALLRTLDRQLAALDTAIDALCVRCRLLARRIALYRSLPGVGPRTAIALAATMPELGTMTGKQAASLAGLAPHPRDSGTLRGYRKTRGGRPQIRSLLFMAALGAARSKGPLKPFYQRLVENGKKKLVALTAVMRKIVVILNARMRDELNAMS; encoded by the coding sequence ATGGCTTTTCTGGAACATGCCCCACCCCATGTCGTCGGCATCGATGTCTCGAAGCAGACGCTGGCCGTCTCCGCCTGTCGCGGCAATGCGGCGCGCAGCGTCGCCAACACGACCCGCGCGATCCGCAAGCTCGTCGCCGGCCTGCCTTCCGGCACGCTGGTCGTCTGCGAGCCGACCGGCGGATATGAACGCCTGCTGCTGGTTGAACTCAGGGCCGCAGGGGTCCCCTGCCACCGGGCCGACACCTTGAAGGTCAAGGCTTTCGCACGCTCCTTCGGACGCCTGGCCAAGACCGACGCGATCGACGCCGGTCTGCTCGCCGCCTACGGGCAGGAGCGCTGGCAGCGCCTGTCGCTGCATCAGCCAAGCGGAGACACACAGGCCAGGCTGGCCGCGCTCGTGGCCCGTAGGCAGGATCTCATGGCGATCCGGGTCGCCGAGCTCAATCGGGCCAAGTCTCCGGGCTGCGCGTTGATTGCCTCTTCCTGCAAGGCGCTCCTGCGGACGCTGGACCGGCAACTGGCGGCGCTCGATACAGCCATCGACGCGCTGTGCGTCCGCTGCAGACTGCTTGCCCGGCGCATCGCTCTTTACCGCAGCCTTCCGGGCGTGGGGCCGCGAACCGCCATCGCACTCGCCGCCACCATGCCCGAACTGGGGACGATGACCGGCAAGCAGGCCGCCTCTCTCGCTGGCCTTGCTCCGCACCCCAGAGACAGCGGGACACTCCGGGGCTACAGAAAGACCCGCGGCGGACGCCCGCAGATCCGCTCCCTCCTGTTCATGGCCGCCCTTGGCGCGGCACGCAGCAAGGGCCCGTTAAAGCCCTTCTATCAACGACTTGTCGAAAACGGAAAGAAGAAGCTCGTCGCTCTCACGGCCGTCATGAGAAAGATCGTCGTCATCCTAAATGCACGCATGAGAGACGAACTCAACGCAATGAGTTGA